The following are encoded together in the Bradyrhizobium algeriense genome:
- the gcl gene encoding glyoxylate carboligase: MAKMRAIDAAVRILEKEGVTIAFGVPGAAINPLYSALKKRGSIGHILARHVEGASHMAEGYTRAEAGNIGVCIGTSGPAGTDMITGLYSAIADSIPILCITGQAPRARLYKEDFQAIDIESIAKPVTKWAVTVREPALVPRVFSQAFHIMRSGRPGPVLIDLPLDVQLAEIEFDDETYEPLPVYKPAATRKQIEKALEMLNAAERPLIVAGGGVINADASELLVAFAETVNVPVVPTLMGWGAIPDDHVLMAGMVGLQTSHRYGNATMLQSDFVLGIGNRWANRHTGSIETYTKGRTFVHVDIEPTQIGRVFNPDFGIVSDAKAALELFVAVAKEWRKAGKLRERQAWPAACQDRKRTMLRKSHFDDMPIKPQRVYEEMSKAFGRDTCYVSVIGLSQIAGAQFLGVYGPRNWINAGQAGPLGWTLPAALGVRAADPSRNIVALSGDYDFQFLIEELAVGAQFKLPYIHVVVNNSYLGLIRQAQRGFDMDYHVQLSFENINAPELGVYGVDHVAVAEGLGCKAIRVTDPNHAQAAFATAREWMAEFKVPVVVEFILERVTNISMGTEIDNIVEFEEVLDLPLDDTPAKSSAPQSGKLLPA; the protein is encoded by the coding sequence ATGGCGAAGATGCGAGCGATCGATGCGGCCGTACGGATCCTGGAAAAGGAGGGCGTGACCATCGCCTTCGGAGTTCCCGGAGCTGCGATCAATCCGTTGTATTCCGCGCTGAAGAAGCGCGGTTCGATCGGGCACATCCTGGCGCGCCATGTCGAGGGCGCCTCCCACATGGCCGAGGGCTATACCCGTGCCGAGGCGGGCAATATCGGCGTCTGCATCGGCACATCGGGGCCGGCCGGCACCGACATGATCACCGGACTCTATTCGGCGATCGCGGACTCCATTCCGATCCTCTGTATCACCGGGCAGGCGCCGCGCGCACGGCTCTACAAGGAAGACTTTCAGGCCATCGACATCGAATCCATCGCGAAACCCGTGACGAAATGGGCGGTCACCGTGCGCGAGCCGGCGCTGGTGCCGCGCGTGTTCAGCCAGGCGTTTCATATCATGCGCTCCGGGCGCCCGGGCCCGGTCCTGATCGACCTGCCGCTCGACGTGCAGCTTGCGGAAATCGAATTCGACGACGAGACCTATGAGCCGCTGCCGGTCTACAAGCCCGCGGCGACGCGCAAGCAGATCGAAAAGGCGCTCGAGATGCTCAACGCGGCGGAGCGGCCGCTGATCGTCGCGGGCGGCGGCGTCATCAATGCCGACGCATCGGAGTTGCTGGTGGCGTTCGCCGAGACCGTCAATGTTCCGGTGGTACCGACGCTGATGGGGTGGGGCGCCATTCCCGATGATCACGTGCTGATGGCGGGCATGGTCGGCCTGCAGACCAGCCACCGCTACGGCAACGCCACCATGCTGCAATCCGACTTCGTGCTTGGGATCGGCAACCGCTGGGCCAACCGGCACACCGGTTCGATCGAGACCTACACCAAGGGTCGGACGTTCGTGCATGTCGATATCGAGCCGACGCAGATCGGGCGCGTCTTCAATCCCGATTTCGGCATCGTGTCCGACGCCAAGGCGGCGCTGGAATTGTTCGTCGCGGTTGCCAAGGAGTGGCGGAAGGCCGGCAAGCTGCGGGAGAGGCAGGCGTGGCCGGCGGCGTGCCAGGACCGCAAGCGCACGATGCTGCGCAAGAGCCATTTCGACGACATGCCGATCAAGCCGCAGCGCGTCTATGAAGAGATGAGCAAGGCGTTCGGGCGCGACACCTGCTACGTCAGCGTGATCGGCCTGTCGCAGATCGCCGGCGCGCAGTTCCTGGGCGTCTACGGCCCGCGCAACTGGATCAATGCGGGGCAGGCCGGTCCGCTCGGCTGGACGCTGCCGGCGGCGCTTGGCGTGCGCGCGGCCGATCCAAGCCGCAACATCGTCGCGCTGTCGGGGGATTACGATTTCCAGTTCCTGATCGAGGAGCTGGCGGTCGGCGCGCAGTTCAAGTTGCCTTACATCCACGTCGTCGTGAACAACTCCTATCTCGGATTGATCCGCCAGGCGCAGCGCGGCTTCGACATGGACTACCATGTCCAGCTTTCCTTCGAGAACATTAACGCGCCCGAGCTCGGGGTCTATGGCGTGGACCACGTCGCGGTGGCCGAGGGGCTGGGCTGCAAGGCGATCCGCGTCACCGACCCGAACCATGCGCAGGCGGCGTTCGCGACCGCTCGGGAATGGATGGCGGAGTTCAAGGTGCCTGTTGTCGTCGAGTTTATTCTCGAACGCGTCACCAACATCTCGATGGGCACCGAGATCGACAACATCGTCGAATTCGAGGAGGTGCTCGATCTACCGCTGGACGACACACCGGCCAAGTCGAGCGCGCCGCAATCCGGCAAGCTGCTGCCGGCATAA
- the hyi gene encoding hydroxypyruvate isomerase translates to MPKFAANLTMLFGELPFLDRFAAAKAAGFGGVEYLFPYDFDKAELREQLHQHGLTQVLHNLPAGNWAAGERGIAILPDRVEEFRDGVARAIDYAKALDCRQLNCLVGIAPDGVDRIDLNEVLVGNLRFAADALAREGIKLLIEPINTIDIPGFFLNRTEQALQLIADVRSSNLFVQYDIYHMQVMEGDIARTLQKHLARIAHVQLADNPGRNEPGTGEINYPFLFRHLDAIGYRGWVGCEYKPRTTTVEGLGWHAALTADT, encoded by the coding sequence GTGCCAAAATTTGCCGCCAATCTCACCATGCTGTTCGGCGAGTTGCCGTTCCTCGATCGCTTTGCCGCCGCCAAGGCTGCAGGCTTCGGCGGGGTGGAATATCTATTCCCGTATGATTTCGACAAGGCCGAGCTGCGCGAGCAGTTGCACCAGCACGGGCTGACGCAAGTGCTGCACAATCTTCCCGCGGGCAACTGGGCGGCGGGCGAGCGGGGCATCGCGATCCTGCCCGACAGGGTCGAGGAGTTTCGCGATGGTGTCGCGCGCGCCATCGATTACGCCAAGGCGCTCGATTGCCGTCAGCTCAACTGCCTGGTCGGTATTGCGCCTGACGGTGTGGACAGGATCGATTTGAACGAGGTGCTGGTGGGGAATCTGCGTTTCGCAGCGGATGCGCTCGCGAGGGAAGGGATCAAGCTTCTGATCGAGCCGATCAACACGATCGACATCCCCGGCTTCTTTCTGAACCGGACCGAGCAGGCGCTTCAGCTCATTGCGGACGTACGTTCGAGCAATCTGTTCGTGCAGTACGACATCTACCACATGCAGGTGATGGAGGGCGACATTGCGCGCACCTTGCAAAAGCACCTGGCCCGCATCGCCCATGTCCAGCTCGCTGATAATCCCGGCCGCAATGAGCCGGGCACCGGCGAGATCAACTATCCTTTCCTGTTCCGCCACCTCGACGCTATTGGTTATCGCGGCTGGGTCGGGTGCGAATACAAGCCGAGGACGACGACAGTCGAGGGCCTCGGTTGGCACGCCGCGCTGACGGCCGACACTTGA